A genomic stretch from Oreochromis aureus strain Israel breed Guangdong linkage group 17, ZZ_aureus, whole genome shotgun sequence includes:
- the LOC116334882 gene encoding inward rectifier potassium channel 13-like: MTTKSKSSVPGDKASSSLLLSSPPFQRLITKEGRCAFRVPLSSSGSWSKSLHRAWLLALQDLWGLLVNLRWRWTLLAFCSSFVAHWLFFACLWYLLAHLNGDLDVQDHDAPPQGHVVCVKYITSFSAAFSFSLETQLTIGYGTMFPSGDCPSAIALLAVQMLLGLMLEVFITGAFVAKLSRPQKQAGAIQFSPQAVVGQHLGQTCLMIRATNLLKRPLVDVKLSAVLYECEGQALHQTSLDFYLDHLGQKACPLFIFPLTFYHPLDPQSPLYPALCEGSATNFELVVFLSALQEGTGDSCQKRTSYLRQEIKLNHCFAPAFRIDSRGRYTVSTQHLSTAPSNEPVNKDSVVQINSDGME, translated from the exons ATGACAACCAAATCCAAGAGTAGTGTTCCAGGTGACAAGGCGTCCTCATCTCTACTTCTGTCATCTCCTCCTTTCCAGCGCCTGATCACCAAAGAGGGACGCTGTGCATTTCGTGTCCCTCTGTCTTCTTCAGGCTCATGGAGCAAGTCTTTGCACAGAGCTTGGCTGCTGGCCCTGCAGGACCTGTGGGGACTGCTGGTAAATCTTCGCTGGAGATGGACTCTTCTGGCCTTCTGCAGCTCCTTCGTGGCTCACTGGTTGTTTTTTGCCTGTCTCTGGTATTTGTTGGCTCATTTGAATGGAGACCTTGATGTGCAGGATCATGATGCCCCACCACAGGGGCATGTTGTCTGTGTAAAGTACATTACAAGCTTCTCTGctgccttttctttctctttggaGACACAGCTAACCATCGGTTATGGCACCATGTTCCCCAGTGGAGACTGTCCCAGTGCCATAGCATTGCTGGCTGTACAGATGCTGCTGGGGCTCATGCTGGAAGTATTTATCACAG GTGCATTTGTAGCCAAGCTCTCCCGCCCCCAGAAACAAGCAGGAGCCATCCAGTTCAGCCCCCAGGCAGTGGTAGGTCAACACCTGGGCCAGACATGCCTCATGATTCGAGCCACCAATCTGTTGAAGCGGCCTCTGGTCGATGTAAAGCTGAGTGCTGTGCTTTACGAGTGTGAAGGTCAGGCTCTACACCAGACCTCTCTGGACTTCTATTTGGACCATTTGGGACAAAAAGCATGTCCCTTGTTCATATTCCCACTCACCTTTTACCACCCCCTGGACCCTCAGAGCCCGCTCTACCCTGCCCTGTGTGAGGGGTCAGCCACTAACTTTGAGTTGGTGGTTTTTCTGTCGGCCTTGCAGGAGGGAACTGGTGACTCATGCCAGAAGAGGACCTCCTACCTTCGCCAAGAAATCAAATTAAACCACTGCTTTGCCCCTGCTTTCAGGATTGACTCCCGCGGGAGGTACACAGTGAGCACCCAGCACTTAAGCACAGCCCCTTCAAATGAGCCTGTGAACAAAGACTCTGTAGTGCAGATCAACAGTGATGGGATGGAGTAA